One window of Dechloromonas sp. ZY10 genomic DNA carries:
- the ptsN gene encoding PTS IIA-like nitrogen regulatory protein PtsN has translation MNPLNTILSADRVVLDLEATSKKRVFEQAGQLFEAQLGIARAQIFDSLFAREKLGSTGIGQGIAIPHGRIKGLKQAAGAFFRLGTPVPFDSPDGRPVNLLFVLLVPEQATEAHLQILSELAQRFAERSFRDSLNSAEDAAAVLQLFTA, from the coding sequence ATGAATCCCCTGAACACTATCCTGTCTGCCGACCGCGTTGTCCTCGACCTTGAGGCCACCAGCAAAAAGCGGGTCTTCGAGCAGGCGGGCCAGCTTTTCGAAGCGCAACTGGGCATTGCCCGGGCCCAGATTTTCGACAGCCTGTTTGCCCGTGAAAAGCTGGGCTCCACTGGCATCGGCCAGGGCATTGCCATCCCGCACGGCCGGATCAAGGGCCTCAAGCAGGCGGCTGGAGCCTTTTTTCGTCTTGGCACGCCGGTGCCGTTTGATTCGCCCGACGGTCGTCCGGTCAATCTCCTGTTTGTCCTTCTGGTGCCCGAACAGGCCACCGAGGCGCATCTGCAGATTCTTTCCGAACTGGCGCAGCGTTTTGCCGAACGCAGCTTCCGCGATTCACTGAACAGCGCCGAAGACGCCGCTGCCGTGCTGCAGCTTTTCACCGCCTGA
- a CDS encoding PsiF family protein gives MKKSVCLLLLAFAAGSALAVDDCESRAAEKKLAGAAKTSFLKKCQADVKATPEFAACDQKAGEKKLAGAARSSFMKKCVHDAQGAAAK, from the coding sequence ATGAAAAAATCCGTATGCCTGTTGCTGCTTGCCTTTGCTGCCGGTTCTGCGCTGGCGGTCGATGATTGCGAGTCTCGTGCCGCCGAGAAAAAATTGGCCGGCGCAGCCAAAACCAGCTTCTTGAAAAAATGCCAGGCCGACGTCAAGGCCACGCCGGAGTTCGCCGCTTGCGATCAGAAAGCCGGTGAGAAGAAGTTGGCCGGCGCCGCCCGCAGCAGCTTCATGAAGAAATGCGTGCATGATGCCCAGGGCGCTGCCGCCAAGTAA
- the hpf gene encoding ribosome hibernation-promoting factor, HPF/YfiA family, producing the protein MNLQISGHHIEVTPALREYVENKLDPVVRHFDKVTGVNVVLSVEKLKQKAEVTMHVPGKDLHVEEAGDDLYAAIDALFDKLDRQVQKHKQKLQDHHRGEKPTLQAAE; encoded by the coding sequence ATGAATCTGCAGATCAGTGGTCACCACATCGAAGTTACGCCGGCTCTGCGCGAATACGTCGAGAACAAGCTGGACCCCGTGGTTCGTCACTTTGACAAGGTGACGGGCGTGAACGTCGTCCTGTCCGTCGAAAAGCTCAAGCAGAAGGCCGAAGTGACCATGCATGTTCCGGGTAAGGATCTGCATGTCGAAGAAGCCGGCGACGACCTGTACGCCGCCATCGACGCCCTGTTTGACAAGCTGGATCGTCAGGTCCAGAAGCACAAGCAGAAGCTGCAGGATCACCATCGCGGCGAAAAGCCCACCCTGCAAGCTGCCGAATAA
- a CDS encoding RNA polymerase factor sigma-54 — protein sequence MKPALQLKLSQHLALTPQLQQSIKLLQLSTIEMQQEIERYLLENPLLERDDDVPESFASAQSFDSPYQQEASQSETASEPAAQGDDRDSEPPITPADVDDDRWASDAGTYSGAGRDEDDDSDAQDIHAATTSLRDHLGWQLGMTQLSERDRSLVRFLIEALDDDGYLSTPLVELWETLPPEYEIELEELEIALKHIQNFDPTGIGARSPQECLALQLRALPVSREGELALRIVEQHLELLAARDFAKLKRLTSSDDAALKAAHALIVSLNPRPGAHFAAHDARYITPDVIVKKLKGKWTAYINPDAYPRLRVNRLYAEILAQQRRGNGNLTGQLQEARWLIKNVQQRFDTILRVSQAIVERQKQFFEHGEVAMRPLVLREIADILDLHESTVSRVTSQKFMATPRGIFELKYFFGSHVSTDTGGACSATAIRALIKQLIGAEDGKKPLSDSQISEILGQQGIVVARRTVAKYRESLNIPPVNLRKTL from the coding sequence ATGAAGCCCGCCCTCCAGCTCAAACTCTCCCAGCATCTGGCGCTGACGCCGCAACTGCAACAGTCGATCAAACTGCTGCAGCTGTCGACCATCGAGATGCAACAGGAGATTGAGCGTTACCTGCTTGAGAACCCGCTGCTCGAGCGCGACGATGACGTGCCGGAGTCCTTTGCCTCGGCCCAGTCCTTCGACAGCCCCTACCAGCAGGAGGCGAGCCAGTCTGAGACTGCTTCCGAACCGGCTGCGCAGGGCGATGATCGCGATAGCGAGCCCCCGATCACTCCGGCCGATGTCGACGATGACCGCTGGGCCAGCGATGCCGGTACCTATAGCGGTGCCGGGCGTGACGAGGACGACGACAGCGACGCCCAGGATATCCACGCGGCAACGACCAGCCTGCGCGATCATCTCGGCTGGCAGTTGGGGATGACCCAGTTGTCGGAGCGCGACCGCTCGCTGGTCCGTTTCCTGATCGAGGCCCTCGACGACGACGGCTATCTATCAACGCCGCTGGTCGAATTGTGGGAAACCCTGCCGCCGGAATACGAAATCGAGCTCGAAGAACTCGAAATCGCGCTCAAGCACATCCAGAATTTTGACCCGACCGGGATTGGCGCCCGTTCGCCGCAGGAGTGCCTGGCTTTGCAGTTGCGGGCTTTGCCCGTCAGCCGGGAGGGCGAGTTGGCACTGCGGATCGTCGAGCAGCATCTGGAACTGCTGGCCGCCCGTGATTTTGCCAAGCTCAAGCGCCTGACTTCCTCCGACGATGCCGCCCTGAAGGCTGCGCACGCGCTGATCGTCAGCCTGAATCCACGACCCGGTGCGCATTTTGCAGCGCACGATGCGCGCTACATTACGCCCGACGTGATCGTCAAAAAGCTCAAGGGCAAGTGGACGGCTTACATCAACCCCGATGCCTATCCGCGCTTGCGCGTCAATCGTCTCTATGCCGAAATCCTGGCCCAGCAGCGGCGTGGCAATGGCAACCTGACGGGCCAGTTGCAGGAAGCCCGCTGGCTGATCAAGAACGTGCAGCAGCGTTTCGACACCATCCTGCGGGTGTCGCAGGCGATCGTCGAGCGCCAGAAGCAGTTCTTTGAACACGGCGAGGTCGCAATGCGCCCGCTGGTTCTGCGCGAAATCGCCGATATTCTCGATTTGCACGAGTCGACCGTGTCACGCGTCACCAGCCAGAAGTTCATGGCCACCCCGCGCGGCATCTTCGAACTCAAATATTTCTTCGGCAGTCATGTGTCCACCGATACCGGTGGCGCTTGCTCTGCAACTGCCATCCGGGCACTGATCAAGCAATTGATTGGGGCCGAGGATGGCAAAAAGCCCTTGTCGGATAGTCAAATATCCGAAATACTAGGCCAGCAGGGAATCGTTGTAGCCCGACGGACGGTAGCGAAGTACCGTGAGTCGCTCAACATCCCGCCGGTCAATTTACGCAAGACCCTGTAG
- a CDS encoding HIT family protein, which produces MSPSTPNHPENCPLCREDGGTLLWRNSQLRVIRVNDPDYPGFCRVVWQAHVREMSDLDPTQQQQLMQTVFAVERVVRELFTPDKINLASFGNMVPHVHWHVIPRWQDDRHFPEPVWGQPQRTPNAVRPQVSDDALAAALTTALAAANGPN; this is translated from the coding sequence ATGAGCCCCTCCACCCCGAACCACCCCGAAAACTGCCCGCTCTGTCGTGAAGACGGCGGCACGCTGTTGTGGCGCAACAGCCAACTGCGGGTGATCCGCGTCAACGACCCCGACTACCCCGGCTTCTGCCGCGTGGTCTGGCAGGCGCATGTCCGCGAGATGAGCGATCTGGACCCGACGCAGCAACAACAACTGATGCAGACGGTGTTTGCCGTTGAGCGCGTGGTGCGCGAACTGTTTACGCCAGACAAGATCAACCTTGCCAGCTTCGGCAACATGGTGCCGCATGTGCACTGGCACGTGATTCCCCGCTGGCAGGATGACCGCCACTTCCCCGAGCCGGTGTGGGGCCAGCCGCAGCGTACGCCGAACGCGGTTCGCCCGCAGGTAAGCGATGATGCACTCGCAGCGGCGCTGACAACGGCGCTTGCCGCCGCCAACGGCCCCAACTGA
- the hprK gene encoding HPr(Ser) kinase/phosphatase yields MRHISLVQLYKDNREKLMLSWLLGEDNDRRIEIKESNNYGADVVGHINIIHPERLQVMGKAEYDWAYRIGERRFGQMLNDLLAAQPPAVIVADGLSPPEMLTEGCTRTNTPLLLTPKHCSGVIDLLRIYLSARLADTVSLHGVFMDVFGMGVLITGDSGVGKSELALELISRGHGLVADDVVEMGRIAPTTIEGRCPGMLRDFLEVRGLGLLNIRTIFGETASRRKMKLKLIVHLQKTANQGDAPRLPLDAQTQEVLGIPIRKVVIPVAAGRNLAVLLEAAVRNTILQLRGIDSMQDFMERQQRMMLDEDA; encoded by the coding sequence GTGCGCCACATCAGCCTGGTTCAGTTGTACAAGGATAACCGTGAGAAGCTGATGCTCTCCTGGTTGCTGGGTGAGGACAACGATCGCCGGATCGAGATCAAGGAATCGAATAACTACGGCGCCGATGTGGTCGGGCACATCAACATCATTCACCCCGAACGCCTGCAGGTGATGGGGAAAGCCGAATATGACTGGGCTTACCGGATTGGCGAGCGCCGGTTCGGGCAGATGCTCAACGATCTGCTGGCAGCGCAGCCGCCGGCGGTGATTGTTGCCGATGGCCTGAGTCCGCCGGAGATGCTGACCGAGGGTTGTACCCGGACCAACACCCCGCTGCTGTTGACCCCCAAGCATTGCTCCGGGGTGATTGACCTGCTGCGCATCTACCTGTCGGCCCGGCTGGCCGATACGGTCAGTCTGCACGGCGTGTTCATGGACGTGTTCGGCATGGGCGTCCTGATTACCGGCGATTCCGGGGTCGGCAAATCCGAGTTGGCGCTTGAATTGATTTCCCGCGGCCACGGCCTAGTTGCCGACGATGTGGTCGAAATGGGGCGGATTGCGCCGACTACCATTGAGGGCCGCTGTCCCGGCATGTTGCGCGACTTTCTTGAAGTGCGCGGCCTTGGCCTGTTGAATATCCGCACCATCTTCGGCGAGACCGCTTCGCGCCGCAAGATGAAGCTGAAGCTGATTGTCCATTTGCAGAAAACCGCCAATCAGGGTGATGCGCCGCGCTTGCCACTGGATGCGCAAACCCAGGAAGTACTGGGCATTCCGATCCGCAAGGTGGTGATTCCGGTGGCGGCCGGCCGTAACCTGGCGGTGCTGCTTGAGGCGGCAGTGCGTAACACCATCCTGCAATTGCGCGGGATCGACAGCATGCAGGATTTCATGGAACGTCAGCAGCGGATGATGCTTGACGAGGATGCCTGA